In Phyllopteryx taeniolatus isolate TA_2022b chromosome 8, UOR_Ptae_1.2, whole genome shotgun sequence, one genomic interval encodes:
- the rnf7 gene encoding RING-box protein 2 yields MDDGDELGIVLSHNTSAGSKSGGDKMFSLKKWNAVAMWSWDVECDTCAICRVQVMDACLRCQAENKQEDCVVVWGECNHSFHNCCMSLWVKQNNRCPLCQQDWVVQRIGK; encoded by the exons ATGGATGACGGCGACGAGCTCGGGATAGTTCTCTCCCACAACACCTCCGCTGGCTCCAAGTCGGGGGGCGACAAGATGTTTTCACTCAAAAAGTGGAACGCCGTCGCCATGTGGAGTTGGGATGTCGAATGCGACACTTGTGCCATTTGCCGGGTGCAAGTGATGG ATGCTTGCCTCCGATGCCAGGCGGAAAACAAACAAGAGGACTGTGTTG TTGTTTGGGGAGAGTGTAACCATTCGTTCCATAATTGCTGCATGTCCCTTTGGGTGAAGCAGAACAATCGCTGTCCCCTCTGCCAGCAGGACTGGGTGGTTCAGAGAATCGGCAAATAA
- the grk7b gene encoding rhodopsin kinase grk7-b encodes MSDLLVEELVANTAYLRAQWKDSDELRKERTSQTLPLPRSSSVLQEAEGKQYESLCEQQPIGRKLFRQFLLSCNPQYAAAVEFLEELGGWRFAEQDTEAKARRNHLIKFCRPESRSFLSFLKGDAVEACNRLSNNIVNETTLSKMREATRDFLRGKPFSEYLRSPFFYRFLQWKEYERQKISDKYFHEFRTLGKGGFGEVCAVQVKMTGQMYACKKLDKRCLKKKGGERLALQEKKILEKVNSLFIVNLAYAYDNDTHLCLVMDLMNGGDIKFHIYELGERGIRMDRVVYYAAQMTMGILHLHSMNIVYRDLKPENVLLDAYGHCRLSDLGLAVELPNGKMICQKAGTTGYMAPEILMQQYYSTSVDWWALGCTIYEMVAARLPFRDFREKVQKSEVTRRTMEDLCKFQHKRFDPATKDIICCLLKKKAAHRLGCQGDDPRKHPFFKNMNFHHLEAWRLEPPWVPKPNVVYAKDTDYFDDTSEVGDIELNATDETFFKEFSTGAVPVSWQKEMIDSGLFDELNRPERNGRDQVMAWKSKTCVIL; translated from the exons ATGAGTGACCTGCTGGTGGAGGAGCTGGTGGCCAACACAGCGTACCTCAGGGCTCAGTGGAAGGACAGCGATGAGCTGCGAAAGGAGAGAACCTCCCAGACTCTGCCCCTGCCGAGGAGCTCCTCAGTTCTGCAGGAAGCGGAAGGAAAGCAGTACGAGTCGCTTTGTGAGCAGCAGCCCATTGGCAGGAAGTTATTCCGGCAGTTTCTCCTCAGCTGTAACCCGCAGTACGCCGCAGCCGTCGAGTTCCTGGAGGAGCTGGGAGGATGGCGCTTTGCCGAACAAGACACCGAAGCAAAGGCCAGACGGAACCACCTCATTAAATTCTGTCGGCCCGAGTCCAGGAGTTTTCTGTCTTTTCTTAAGGGAGACGCTGTGGAAGCATGCAATCGCTTATCAAACAACATTGTTAATGAGACCACACTGAGCAAGATGAGAGAAGCCACAAGAGACTTCCTGCGTGGAAAACCTTTCTCGGAATACCTGAGGAGCCCATTCTTTTACAGGTTTCTGCAGTGGAAGGAGTATGAGAGACAGAAGATTAGTGATAAATACTTTCATGAGTTTCGGACATTGGGGAAAGGTGGTTTTGGTGAG GTGTGTGCAGTGCAGGTGAAGATGACAGGACAGATGTACGCCTGCAAGAAGCTGGATAAGCGATGCTTGAAGAAGAAAGGCGGTGAGAGGTTGGCCCTTCAGGAGAAGAAGATCCTGGAGAAGGTTAACAGTCTTTTCATTGTGAACTTGGCCTACGCCTACGATAACGACACCCACTTGTGCCTGGTCATGGACCTGATGAATGGAGGAGACATCAAGTTCCACATCTACGAGCTCGGAGAGCGCGGTATCCGCATGGACCGTGTGGTTTACTACGCGGCCCAGATGACCATGGGCATCCTTCACCTGCACTCGATGAACATTGTCTATCGCGATTTGAAGCCAGAAAACGTGCTGCTGGATGCTTACGGCCATTGTAGACTGTCAGACCTCGGACTGGCCGTCGAGCTGCCGAATGGGAAAATGATCTGCCAAAAA gctGGTACAACTGGTTACATGGCCCCCGAGATCCTGATGCAGCAGTACTACAGCACATCCGTGGACTGGTGGGCACTGGGCTGCACCATCTACGAGATGGTGGCTGCTCGCCTGCCCTTCCGAGACTTCCGCGAAAAGGTGCAGAAGAGTGAGGTGACCCGCCGCACCATGGAAGACCTGTGCAAGTTTCAACACAAGAGATTTGACCCGGCTACCAAGGACATCATCTGTTGCCTCCTTAAGAAAAAAGCAGCACATCGCCTTGGGTGCCA AGGTGATGACCCACGAAAACACCCATTTTTCAAGAACATGAATTTCCATCACCTGGAGGCGTGGAGGTTGGAGCCCCCCTGGGTGCCAAAACCCAACGTGGTGTATGCCAAAGACACAGACTACTTCGACGACACGTCAGAGGTTGGAGACATTGAACTGAATGCCACGGATGAGACCTTCTTCAAAGAGTTCAGCACGGGCGCCGTGCCAGTCTCGTGGCAGAAGGAGATGATTGACAGCGGGTTGTTCGATGAGCTCAACAGGCCTGAAAGGAACGGCCGTGATCAAGTGATGGCATGGAAATCAAAGACGTGCGTCATCTTGTGA